In Aciduliprofundum sp. MAR08-339, a single window of DNA contains:
- a CDS encoding PadR family transcriptional regulator — protein MEQDIKLSRELKKGVIELAILGILSKGKKYGWQIIREMDHLSNGFLKVKEGTLYPALHRMETRGLIESEWIIEKNAPRKYYKLTDDGLKAFEEGKILWKKLENCMSRIMGEGDE, from the coding sequence ATGGAGCAGGATATCAAATTGTCAAGAGAGCTGAAAAAGGGCGTTATTGAACTTGCGATTCTGGGCATTTTGTCCAAGGGCAAGAAATACGGGTGGCAGATAATAAGGGAAATGGACCATCTTTCCAATGGTTTTTTAAAGGTTAAGGAGGGAACGCTATACCCGGCACTTCACCGAATGGAAACAAGGGGGCTTATTGAGAGTGAGTGGATAATTGAGAAAAATGCTCCCCGTAAATACTACAAACTCACCGATGATGGTCTCAAGGCTTTTGAGGAGGGAAAAATCCTTTGGAAAAAGCTTGAAAACTGTATGTCCCGCATAATGGGTGAGGGTGATGAATAA
- a CDS encoding pyridoxal phosphate-dependent aminotransferase encodes MIFSKRIQKMAPSSTLSLVELANKFREKGYNIISMAVGEPDFTTPSSVIEAAYEAMKNGKTHYTPPTGISELREAIAEKYRVENGVNVDANNVIVTPAKLGIFMAVSTFIDPGDEVLIPDPGWVSYREMVNFARGKPVGIRLVEEKHFTMDIDDLVSKINFKTKVLIINSPSNPTGSILTYEDLKAIRDVVVDFDLILISDEIYEKIIYEGEHISPGVFEDLLNYTVIINGFSKSHAMTGWRIGYLIAPHSFIPQLEKMQQHTISCAPSMAQYAALQALKEKEAVHKMVEEFRMRRNFVYEELSKIEGLHVKRPKGTFYIFPRYDFDLPSKVFAEELMIKKQVAITPGSAFGPHGEGYFRLSFATSMENLKEGIKRLREFIEEL; translated from the coding sequence ATGATCTTCTCTAAACGCATACAGAAAATGGCCCCCTCAAGCACTCTGTCTCTGGTGGAACTGGCAAACAAGTTCAGAGAGAAGGGTTATAACATAATTTCCATGGCCGTGGGAGAACCTGATTTTACAACCCCTTCATCAGTTATTGAGGCAGCCTACGAGGCAATGAAAAACGGAAAAACCCATTACACTCCTCCAACAGGAATCTCAGAACTGAGGGAGGCCATTGCAGAGAAGTACCGCGTGGAAAATGGTGTGAATGTTGATGCAAACAATGTCATTGTTACCCCTGCAAAACTCGGGATTTTCATGGCGGTGTCCACCTTCATAGACCCTGGAGATGAGGTTCTCATTCCGGATCCTGGTTGGGTCTCCTACCGAGAAATGGTTAATTTTGCCCGCGGAAAGCCCGTGGGCATTAGGCTTGTGGAAGAAAAGCATTTCACAATGGATATTGATGATCTTGTGAGCAAGATAAATTTCAAAACAAAGGTGCTCATAATAAACTCGCCCTCAAATCCCACCGGCTCAATTTTGACCTATGAGGATCTGAAGGCCATAAGAGACGTTGTTGTGGATTTTGATCTGATTCTCATAAGCGACGAAATATACGAGAAAATAATCTACGAAGGAGAGCACATCTCCCCCGGTGTGTTTGAAGATCTGCTCAATTACACAGTAATCATCAACGGATTCTCCAAGAGTCACGCAATGACCGGGTGGAGAATAGGATACCTCATCGCCCCACACAGTTTCATTCCGCAACTGGAGAAGATGCAGCAGCATACGATATCCTGTGCACCGAGTATGGCCCAGTACGCTGCTTTGCAGGCGTTGAAGGAGAAGGAGGCCGTACACAAAATGGTTGAAGAGTTCAGAATGAGAAGGAATTTCGTCTACGAAGAACTCTCAAAAATTGAGGGTTTGCATGTAAAGAGACCCAAGGGAACATTCTACATATTTCCAAGATACGATTTTGATTTGCCCTCCAAGGTATTTGCCGAGGAGTTGATGATTAAAAAACAAGTGGCAATTACCCCTGGTTCTGCATTTGGTCCCCACGGTGAAGGGTATTTCCGTCTCTCATTTGCCACCTCAATGGAGAATCTCAAAGAGGGTATCAAAAGATTGAGAGAGTTCATAGAGGAACTGTGA
- the ftsZ gene encoding cell division protein FtsZ, which yields MKLLKEFNTNPQSGMGTVDYTAPEDEYLRQLVEKLRVNIKIIGCGGGGSNTINRMMEEGIYGAELIAANTDAQHLLHIRANRKILLGRRRTRGLGAGSNPLVGEDAAREANEELEKILQGADMVFVTAGLGGGTGTGSAPYVAKLAKESGALVLSVVTLPFKAEGKLRMENAMWGLERLRRYSDTTIVIPNDKLLELVPRLPLNEAFKVADTVLMITIKGITEILTKPGLVNVDYADLRTVLGSGGVAMVGIGESDSTQDRVKEAVEEAINSPLIDADISNATGALVRIVGDEHMSVSEAQMAVDLVQKKINPMAKIIWGASVDPEMDNMVQVLVVLSGVKSPYFIEKGGSLKAAKSLAGETLDADIDVID from the coding sequence ATGAAATTATTGAAGGAGTTTAATACAAATCCCCAGAGTGGTATGGGCACAGTGGATTACACGGCGCCGGAGGATGAGTACCTGAGGCAACTTGTGGAGAAACTGAGGGTAAACATAAAGATCATTGGCTGTGGAGGTGGAGGAAGCAACACGATCAATAGGATGATGGAAGAGGGCATCTATGGAGCAGAGCTCATAGCGGCAAACACGGATGCCCAGCACCTTCTGCACATTCGCGCCAACAGAAAGATCCTCCTTGGAAGGAGAAGAACCCGTGGCCTGGGGGCAGGATCAAATCCTCTTGTTGGAGAGGATGCTGCCAGAGAGGCAAATGAAGAACTTGAAAAAATACTTCAGGGTGCGGACATGGTTTTTGTAACCGCAGGCCTCGGCGGGGGGACCGGTACGGGAAGTGCCCCATACGTGGCAAAACTGGCCAAGGAGTCAGGAGCACTTGTGCTTTCTGTGGTTACCCTTCCATTCAAGGCCGAGGGAAAACTGAGAATGGAGAATGCGATGTGGGGTCTTGAGAGGCTCCGCAGGTACTCGGATACCACCATAGTGATACCAAACGATAAACTTCTGGAACTTGTGCCAAGATTGCCGCTCAACGAGGCCTTCAAGGTTGCAGACACCGTGCTTATGATCACCATAAAGGGGATAACTGAAATTCTCACAAAGCCCGGGCTGGTGAACGTGGATTACGCCGATCTCAGAACAGTCCTTGGATCTGGAGGCGTGGCCATGGTTGGCATAGGCGAGAGTGATAGCACCCAGGATCGTGTGAAGGAGGCTGTGGAAGAGGCCATAAACTCTCCACTCATTGATGCAGACATAAGCAATGCCACGGGTGCGCTTGTGCGCATAGTCGGAGACGAGCATATGAGCGTAAGCGAGGCACAGATGGCAGTGGATCTTGTGCAGAAGAAGATAAATCCGATGGCCAAGATCATATGGGGCGCCAGCGTGGATCCAGAGATGGACAACATGGTACAGGTTTTAGTTGTGCTATCTGGCGTGAAATCCCCATACTTCATTGAAAAGGGAGGCTCTCTAAAGGCGGCAAAAAGCCTTGCTGGAGAGACCTTGGATGCAGATATTGATGTGATCGATTAG
- a CDS encoding small multi-drug export protein, whose translation MSPYLYIFLISMLPFAELRGAIPLGIYWGLSPLSVFTISIIGNMIPVPFILLFLEGIERYLRKSETISRGLDWIFERTYRKADRKVRRWEYLALIFFVAIPLPGTGAWTGSLIAYLFKFDVKKSMLAIFVGVLIAGFVVLIASLGLSASL comes from the coding sequence ATGAGCCCATACCTGTACATCTTTTTGATATCCATGTTACCCTTTGCGGAACTTCGTGGAGCCATACCCCTTGGAATTTACTGGGGTCTCTCTCCCCTCTCCGTTTTCACAATTTCCATAATAGGGAATATGATACCCGTGCCATTTATTCTTCTATTTTTGGAGGGAATTGAAAGGTATTTGAGAAAGAGTGAAACGATATCCCGTGGATTGGACTGGATCTTTGAGAGAACTTACAGAAAAGCGGATAGAAAGGTCCGCCGCTGGGAGTATCTTGCCCTCATATTTTTTGTGGCCATACCACTACCGGGCACGGGGGCGTGGACAGGAAGCCTCATAGCGTACCTTTTCAAGTTTGATGTGAAGAAATCAATGCTGGCTATTTTTGTGGGAGTTCTAATTGCTGGTTTTGTGGTTTTGATCGCCTCGCTGGGTCTCTCTGCTTCCCTTTGA
- a CDS encoding OsmC family protein yields the protein MAKIVMRHVEGMRFVGETDTHSIVLESGYLGKQKGPAPMEAFLMSLGGCTGMDVVAILRKMRNEPRRFEIEIESERAQEHPKVYTKVHIKYIFWGVEYEKAKKAVELSQNRYCPVSAMLKRSGCEVTYEIILKD from the coding sequence ATGGCAAAGATAGTGATGAGACATGTTGAGGGAATGAGATTCGTGGGAGAGACAGATACACACAGCATAGTCCTGGAATCCGGATATCTCGGTAAGCAGAAGGGCCCAGCACCCATGGAGGCATTTCTGATGAGCCTTGGAGGCTGCACGGGCATGGACGTTGTGGCGATTTTGAGAAAGATGAGAAACGAGCCAAGGAGATTTGAGATAGAGATTGAGAGTGAGAGGGCACAGGAGCACCCCAAGGTTTACACGAAGGTGCACATAAAGTACATATTCTGGGGCGTGGAGTACGAGAAGGCTAAGAAGGCTGTGGAGTTATCTCAAAACCGCTACTGCCCCGTGAGCGCGATGCTGAAAAGAAGCGGTTGTGAGGTTACCTACGAAATAATCCTGAAGGATTGA
- a CDS encoding HAAS signaling domain-containing protein yields the protein MNKEEYLKSVRRALWKINKKKREEILLELRGEIEDRLENGEKIEYILRDMPDPKKLGREYLNIYGASITLKMTLVLISAIISVFTLSVIPLTQILFYEAPGILMILALLLFYISQNFGWRTGLIAGMVAAILRFTLIYITSLQVALQSGTLLSEGVNSLILLIIPLLVKRKK from the coding sequence ATGAATAAAGAAGAGTATCTAAAAAGTGTTAGAAGAGCACTCTGGAAAATAAACAAAAAGAAGAGAGAGGAAATATTGTTGGAGCTTAGGGGTGAGATTGAAGACAGGCTGGAAAACGGGGAAAAAATTGAATATATATTGAGAGATATGCCCGATCCCAAGAAATTGGGAAGGGAGTACCTGAACATATACGGGGCCTCAATAACATTGAAGATGACACTCGTGCTGATCTCCGCCATCATTTCAGTATTCACATTATCAGTAATACCCCTCACCCAAATTCTATTCTACGAAGCCCCGGGAATCCTCATGATTCTCGCTCTCCTCCTATTTTACATTTCTCAAAATTTCGGATGGAGAACAGGGTTGATTGCAGGAATGGTTGCGGCTATATTGAGATTCACACTTATTTATATTACATCCCTGCAGGTCGCACTTCAGAGTGGTACTCTGCTATCCGAGGGGGTGAATTCCCTAATACTCCTTATAATTCCCCTGCTTGTAAAAAGGAAAAAATAA
- a CDS encoding Ldh family oxidoreductase, translated as MFEKTVVDENYVRVPREKLFDFVVEIFKRLDVPEEDAKIVADNLIMADMRGIESHGVQRLKRYVDGIKVGAVNVHPNIKIVKESPVFAVLDGDECLGQVVAHRAMKLAIEKAKKVGVGIVGVKNSNHYGIAGYYPLMAAREGLIGVSMTTSRPLVAHTGAMEKFMGTSPIAVAAPVEGENPFLLDMATSVVPSGKVEVYRRKNKPVPGEWAISTETGEIIHDPNEILSPRGTILPLGGLGELSGGHKGYGLGAIVDIFAGILNGATWSKHVGGTSDKHSDVGHFFMAIDPGAFGDADEFKKSMKKYLDELRNAKKHPKFERIWVHGEKGFLTYETRLKIGVPIYKKVLDEMNAIAEELGVPKLP; from the coding sequence ATGTTCGAAAAAACAGTTGTTGATGAAAACTATGTGAGGGTTCCAAGGGAGAAACTCTTTGACTTTGTTGTGGAGATTTTCAAGCGCCTTGATGTGCCTGAGGAGGACGCAAAGATTGTGGCGGATAATCTCATAATGGCCGACATGCGTGGCATTGAGAGCCATGGTGTTCAGAGGTTGAAGAGATACGTTGATGGTATAAAGGTTGGAGCGGTGAACGTGCATCCAAATATAAAGATCGTGAAGGAGAGCCCCGTATTTGCCGTGCTTGACGGTGATGAATGCCTTGGTCAGGTGGTGGCCCATAGGGCTATGAAACTCGCCATTGAGAAGGCCAAGAAGGTTGGTGTGGGCATTGTGGGTGTCAAGAACAGCAACCACTATGGAATAGCGGGATACTATCCTCTCATGGCAGCAAGAGAGGGACTCATTGGTGTAAGCATGACCACCTCTCGCCCGTTGGTGGCGCACACGGGTGCAATGGAGAAGTTTATGGGTACGAGCCCAATAGCCGTCGCTGCACCTGTGGAGGGTGAAAATCCTTTCCTGCTTGATATGGCCACCAGTGTTGTGCCAAGTGGTAAGGTTGAGGTGTATCGCAGGAAGAACAAGCCCGTTCCCGGAGAGTGGGCCATAAGCACCGAGACGGGGGAGATAATACACGATCCAAATGAGATTCTGAGTCCCCGTGGCACCATCTTGCCCCTTGGAGGGCTCGGTGAGTTGAGCGGAGGACATAAGGGCTACGGATTGGGAGCCATAGTTGATATATTTGCGGGGATTCTCAATGGTGCAACCTGGAGCAAACATGTTGGAGGTACCAGTGATAAACACAGCGATGTGGGGCACTTCTTTATGGCCATAGATCCTGGTGCCTTTGGGGATGCTGATGAGTTCAAGAAGAGCATGAAGAAGTATCTTGATGAACTTCGCAACGCAAAGAAGCATCCAAAATTCGAGCGCATATGGGTGCATGGCGAGAAGGGATTCTTGACCTACGAAACGAGGTTGAAGATAGGTGTTCCAATATACAAGAAGGTACTTGATGAGATGAACGCAATTGCGGAAGAATTGGGAGTTCCCAAACTTCCCTGA
- a CDS encoding glucose-6-phosphate isomerase, with protein sequence MLKNRIDFDLAKLERYENIVVRRASNMRGFYQDSEALEDIIKRENPVIYEVYAVPKEKEGELSYAITVLHPGRVGREYFMTKGHYHSKRDRAELYISLKGRGLLLMQKDGEVQWFEMEKGDVVYVPPFYAHRSINTGKEDFVFLAIYPSDAGHDYGSIAERGFAKMVVEGKNGYEVLDNPRW encoded by the coding sequence ATGCTTAAGAACAGAATTGACTTTGACCTTGCAAAACTGGAGAGGTATGAGAACATTGTGGTTCGCAGGGCCAGCAATATGCGGGGATTCTATCAGGATTCAGAGGCCCTTGAGGACATAATAAAGAGGGAAAACCCGGTGATTTACGAAGTATACGCCGTTCCCAAAGAGAAGGAGGGAGAGTTGAGTTACGCCATAACAGTGCTTCATCCTGGAAGGGTTGGAAGAGAGTACTTTATGACCAAGGGCCATTATCACAGCAAGCGAGACAGGGCAGAACTTTACATTTCCCTGAAGGGCAGGGGCTTGCTTCTCATGCAGAAAGATGGAGAGGTGCAGTGGTTTGAAATGGAGAAGGGTGATGTCGTATACGTGCCCCCTTTCTACGCCCACAGAAGCATAAATACAGGCAAAGAAGATTTTGTTTTCTTGGCCATATATCCAAGTGATGCGGGGCACGATTACGGAAGCATTGCCGAAAGGGGATTTGCCAAGATGGTGGTGGAGGGTAAAAACGGCTACGAGGTATTGGATAATCCACGCTGGTAA
- the udp gene encoding uridine phosphorylase, whose translation MRLSSSNNPQDGRGMQYHIQCRPGDVARYVLLPGDPERVDVISSLWDERREVAYHREFKTHTGRYMGVEISVTSTGIGSPSAIIALEELARIGADTFIRVGSTGAIQPHIGIGDIIISSAAVRLEGTSKEYVRTEYPASADYEVLLALIEAAESLGFRYHVGITASTDSFYLGQSRPGFNGYEQSFSRSIIDDLRRANVLNFEMESSAIFTVANIYGLRAGSVAIVFANRITDEFEVVPQEPVAKVANEAVRILYEWDQLKERRGKKHFYPSLVGR comes from the coding sequence ATGCGTCTTTCCTCATCCAACAATCCCCAGGATGGCAGGGGTATGCAGTACCACATTCAATGCAGACCCGGAGATGTTGCAAGGTACGTACTTCTTCCGGGAGATCCAGAGCGCGTGGATGTAATCTCTTCCCTATGGGATGAGAGGAGGGAAGTGGCATACCACAGGGAGTTCAAAACCCACACGGGAAGGTATATGGGGGTGGAGATATCGGTAACTTCTACTGGAATAGGCTCCCCCTCAGCCATCATAGCCCTAGAAGAACTTGCAAGAATAGGAGCGGATACATTCATACGAGTTGGCTCCACGGGGGCAATTCAACCACACATAGGTATTGGAGATATAATAATCTCCTCCGCTGCTGTACGTCTTGAGGGCACAAGTAAGGAATATGTGCGTACGGAGTATCCTGCCAGTGCAGATTACGAGGTTCTCCTCGCTCTCATAGAGGCGGCAGAGAGCCTTGGTTTCAGGTACCACGTGGGAATAACCGCGAGCACCGATTCATTTTATCTCGGGCAGAGCAGGCCCGGATTTAATGGATATGAGCAATCTTTCTCAAGGAGCATAATTGATGATCTACGCAGGGCAAATGTTCTGAACTTTGAGATGGAATCATCCGCCATATTCACCGTGGCAAACATATATGGCCTTAGAGCAGGAAGCGTTGCCATCGTATTTGCAAATCGCATAACCGATGAATTTGAAGTTGTACCCCAAGAGCCTGTGGCAAAGGTGGCAAATGAGGCGGTGAGGATACTCTATGAATGGGACCAACTGAAGGAGCGCAGAGGAAAGAAGCACTTTTATCCATCACTGGTGGGTAGATGA
- a CDS encoding zinc ribbon domain-containing protein, which produces MALEVTSSLIFFVLFIVFFIVGIAYALMLLKKRANEKIMRMNESNVEDNAYNQIHIVRSMARVMKDRGYKVEPVESMLSKAERAYESQRYLESLEIANNAKRILLRMKEENLLEDGTSPQVERELEIIKKIEREPKQDEMPPQVKDFVKKLPPNYLQSKFEIGVVEEKILGMEDGQLKEYAKLYVQRAKRAFDLGDYNEALRLAVKGNRIIDTGEIEPGLEKPQVERAQKVDLKVEPLIKEEPKKSEELHCPNCGAIVQPEDRYCWNCGAKLVFIYTCPNCGAEVSSEDKFCRQCGYRLR; this is translated from the coding sequence ATGGCCCTTGAGGTGACATCATCGTTGATATTCTTCGTACTGTTCATAGTTTTTTTCATCGTGGGTATAGCGTATGCCCTCATGCTCTTGAAGAAGAGGGCCAACGAGAAAATAATGAGAATGAACGAGAGCAATGTGGAGGATAATGCGTACAACCAGATACACATTGTAAGGTCCATGGCCCGGGTTATGAAGGATCGTGGTTACAAGGTGGAACCGGTGGAGAGCATGCTTTCAAAGGCGGAAAGGGCCTACGAATCTCAGAGGTATCTTGAGTCCCTTGAGATTGCAAACAATGCCAAGAGAATCCTTCTTAGAATGAAGGAAGAAAACCTGTTGGAGGATGGCACGAGTCCTCAGGTTGAGAGGGAACTGGAGATAATAAAGAAAATTGAGAGGGAGCCAAAGCAGGATGAGATGCCTCCCCAGGTCAAGGATTTTGTTAAAAAACTTCCTCCCAATTACCTGCAATCCAAGTTTGAAATAGGCGTTGTTGAGGAGAAAATTCTCGGGATGGAAGATGGGCAGTTGAAGGAATACGCAAAGCTCTACGTGCAAAGGGCCAAAAGGGCCTTTGACCTTGGGGATTATAATGAGGCACTTCGCTTGGCCGTGAAGGGAAACAGGATAATAGATACTGGAGAAATAGAGCCCGGTTTGGAAAAGCCGCAGGTTGAAAGAGCCCAAAAGGTTGATCTCAAGGTTGAGCCGCTTATTAAAGAAGAGCCGAAAAAAAGTGAGGAACTGCACTGTCCCAACTGTGGGGCAATAGTTCAGCCAGAGGATAGGTATTGCTGGAACTGCGGTGCAAAACTCGTATTCATATACACCTGCCCCAACTGCGGTGCGGAGGTCAGCAGTGAGGATAAATTCTGCAGGCAATGCGGTTATAGGTTGAGGTGA
- a CDS encoding winged helix-turn-helix transcriptional regulator, translating into MEDLSTRRRIYEEILLNPGLHFRELQRRLDMPVGMLEYHLNVLLKDELIVSREDGRYIRFFANTYMSHQERKIMGFLRNEIVRKIIIFLLENGRVKQRDIANFVGISPSTLSYHLNKLVKGGILQREIEGRERYYSLKDPKIMARTIIKYRKSFLDSLVDNFVKLWEKRERNI; encoded by the coding sequence ATGGAGGATCTAAGCACGAGGAGGAGGATATACGAGGAAATTCTGCTTAATCCTGGACTGCATTTCAGGGAATTGCAGAGAAGACTGGATATGCCAGTGGGAATGCTGGAATACCATCTCAACGTGCTCCTGAAAGATGAACTCATAGTATCCAGAGAGGACGGTAGATACATAAGGTTCTTCGCAAACACGTACATGAGCCACCAGGAGAGAAAAATAATGGGATTTCTGAGAAATGAAATAGTAAGAAAAATCATCATCTTTTTACTTGAAAATGGAAGGGTAAAGCAAAGGGATATCGCCAATTTCGTGGGAATAAGCCCTTCCACCTTGTCATATCACCTTAACAAACTTGTTAAAGGAGGAATCCTGCAAAGGGAGATTGAGGGAAGAGAGCGGTACTACTCTTTAAAGGACCCCAAAATAATGGCGAGAACCATAATAAAGTACAGAAAATCCTTCCTTGATTCCCTTGTGGACAATTTTGTAAAACTTTGGGAAAAAAGGGAGAGAAATATTTAG
- a CDS encoding DUF131 domain-containing protein: MLRRAALLSILMGAGILLYAIFSGEAHVALLLIFPVVYGSGFYSLVGILLIMLGIFLLFLSPLESLEREAMVYPEESENEYVENKEKTKFGGVILIGPIPIVFGSDRNMLRLSIFIGLLILSLLVIFYVLFL; the protein is encoded by the coding sequence ATGCTTCGGAGGGCTGCACTGCTTTCAATTCTTATGGGGGCGGGGATTCTCCTATATGCAATCTTTTCAGGAGAGGCCCATGTCGCCCTGCTATTGATTTTTCCCGTTGTCTATGGTTCTGGATTTTACTCACTTGTGGGGATTCTCCTCATAATGCTCGGGATCTTTCTCCTGTTTCTATCACCCCTTGAATCCTTGGAGAGAGAGGCTATGGTCTATCCCGAAGAATCAGAAAATGAGTATGTGGAAAATAAAGAAAAAACAAAGTTTGGAGGGGTTATTCTCATAGGGCCAATACCCATAGTGTTTGGATCTGACAGGAACATGCTCAGGCTCTCCATCTTCATCGGACTCCTCATTCTTTCTCTTCTTGTGATTTTTTATGTTCTCTTCCTCTAA
- the dph5 gene encoding diphthine synthase, translated as MLTFVGLGLGGLEDITLRGKGAIENADVVFAEFYTSKLINADIEDLERFYGKRIILLGRDDVEDGKIIMNEAQNKNVVLLVAGDPMIATTHVALRIMAQEFGIETRVIHNASIISVAPGLLGLQNYKFGRTVSIPFPQENFFPTSAYDHIMENLRMGLHTLILLDINPRPMSANEAMQILLEMEKVRGKGIISEDTIIAVVARAGSEDALVRAGKIKHLIKEDFGPPLHTLVLPGKLHFAEAEALVKLAGAPEEILD; from the coding sequence ATGCTCACTTTCGTAGGTCTCGGACTCGGCGGTTTGGAGGACATAACACTTCGGGGAAAGGGGGCAATTGAAAATGCCGATGTGGTATTTGCAGAGTTCTACACTTCAAAACTCATAAATGCAGATATTGAGGACCTTGAAAGGTTCTATGGAAAGAGAATAATTCTCCTGGGCAGGGATGATGTTGAGGATGGAAAAATAATTATGAATGAGGCCCAAAACAAGAACGTGGTTCTTCTCGTTGCAGGAGATCCCATGATTGCCACCACCCACGTTGCTCTGCGAATAATGGCCCAAGAATTTGGCATAGAGACGAGAGTGATACACAACGCATCCATAATATCTGTCGCTCCCGGGCTTTTAGGATTGCAGAATTACAAGTTCGGGCGCACGGTATCCATTCCATTTCCCCAAGAAAATTTCTTTCCAACGAGTGCGTATGATCACATAATGGAAAACCTCAGAATGGGGCTCCATACCCTGATCCTTCTTGACATAAATCCGAGGCCAATGAGCGCAAATGAGGCAATGCAAATCCTCCTTGAAATGGAAAAAGTGAGGGGAAAGGGAATAATCTCAGAGGACACCATTATTGCGGTTGTGGCCCGTGCAGGTTCAGAGGATGCATTGGTTAGAGCGGGGAAAATCAAGCATCTCATTAAGGAGGATTTTGGCCCTCCACTGCACACCCTTGTACTCCCGGGAAAACTTCACTTTGCAGAGGCAGAGGCTTTAGTAAAACTGGCTGGAGCGCCGGAGGAAATACTCGATTAG